In a genomic window of Leishmania infantum JPCM5 genome chromosome 1:
- a CDS encoding putative long-chain-fatty-acid-CoA ligase — protein MGALLVTLLQCRNNQSLYPNLSATQHNQYVSCRQPCSVPLLPDARAYGRQSHQHSSLMTSTTATVPTDAVGDEATSGPPVARRVQPTNAGTPSSTSFAGVVSDMRGAEKQLFNLSKVCEEGGVTGVTTADADGDAAAAISRLLLARLLATKSTPTPPSTDSLHPQLQNRAAQKPAVDNALCTNTLPTVPPLSSAWMASSPSATPPTQPQNCPSLPSTTVFMPSATAAAPLAPTAPSKGQCSNGTESPLAMLLPVASMPTLAAAGGLTLTSQDAPVAKDGDTVKRMALPGDNAAAARPDEANDAGCSVDIDDDELGPMDCADAFQYFFDEDEGAYRDVESAVYAAPQMAHVPMPVLRDHYLNLRTALYTEKSSAALTAPSVPPLLGGSVAPTIPSIFLLGASANVRGGGVAMKMAAWSPTQPPPQQQALKALCCPQQTPLSLHDALRASITRALLETGEGLDGDAHDAAAAADTPSGLQPGAGRFVSLVEEMAAACRRISAAPYVCWRSIDRVTALPPENPLWRRLHNGGGSRVDNARGEAEDDTSCPPVSDAPRKRRSHPSALPDGDGGSGTEAHPPSSQQQSESLSLYYLGPQQYMTAAVWWSRVEAFGFGLRSTGLRPGDLIGIVEDTRWEWLVTCYAAWSVGLVVVVFDSSARTMARVAMDTAPDMKAVVCSPTVHRDLRRHYDAAAAAARSARAPAPVTPTTAYDMTDCHGGEEGDDQRPHSACASGEAAAATRTGQRGKHDSAEATATSERAAAKPRTKQPAPSPMFIVIRSAGPPRGGRSDGGDGHASAAAAPRSWWSRTSMRERQPSHQAHDVTAEGHDEVVDEEGEDEEEEALWWSDVLMHGETKLKAWRQRKLRERRLQHQQQARLRHLKPQQRGARAAGASVGGNAVASSPPSSASLRRPRLCGGIGTDDLRGAAFAAAASQDGSAASVATSAWPGPTEAVSDSGTATACATSCAANTTPTMLVGVAAATRDGKSGGSARFAANDAARRASVPLRERNALTASPLRGSGVRSPGALPAASALAGSAPTIAAPLMMIDDGLPQLPLAPLQPDDLAFILYTEGDPKGVLLTHGAVKASVAAYHEYLNSTDVDGDDGLRRVAGGGDTLTSTAITSKNSFSTAESAGRGGQGSSRIARYTTACMPALRSRTAPVGRPSYMAYLPLHDVCEFVAETASLLRGLLVCYGTRRTLFDTWARPHGDLTEYKPTIFPALPATLARLRRTVESMVSTGYRQLLFEAAYEARRQAMRRGLQTPFLLSTIFAPSRKLLGGRCRLVLIRGGPGAAALHPRDQEYVEVVCGASLVQSYGVAEAAGCGLQQAYCATQLDSIGGPLGPVHVKMRDVFATGAAFVGSAATAAAASSGGCSPVWSGWTHQSERPTGELLLRGPTVMAGYYRQPERTAAVLEKSGWLHTEEVVERCPDGSFRRIASLRPHHATTSNGHCIALEPLEALYAQHPLCLEGGVCVLVHPYRRYVCALVLTDERRLRDFLQTTAAAAAALPSPHSQPSSPTSPLPSSPSPQRLLNWAAFAGEGWPQCLGDPALNQAAAASLAAWATQHGEAAPHERVRHVRVLYDVWDAAHHTRTATGRLFRPAIHYRYRGVIQELFADED, from the coding sequence ATGGGTGCACTGCTCGTGACactgctgcagtgccgcaaCAACCAGTCTCTCTACCCGAACCTCAGCGCTACACAGCACAACCAGTATGTTTCGTGTCGGCAGCCGTgctcggtgccgctgctgcccgatGCGCGCGCCTACGGCCGGCAATCACACCAGCATAGCTCGCTCATGACCTCGACCACCGCCACGGTGCCGACGGACGCGGTGGGCGATGAGGCCACTTCTGGGCCACCGGTGGCGAGGCGCGTGCAGCCCACTAACGCAGGCACCCCGTCCTCAACATCCTTCGCTGGTGTTGTGAGTGATATGCGAGGAGCTGAAAAGCAACTCTTCAACCTTTCCAAGGTCtgcgaggagggaggcgtcACGGGTGTCACCACGGCTGAtgccgacggcgatgcggcagccgcgatcTCGCGTCTGCTCCTTGCACGCCTGCTTGCCACCAAGTcaacgccgacgccgccctcGACCGATTCGTTGcatccgcagctgcagaaccGTGCGGCACAGAAGCCGGCAGTGGACAACGCTCTCTGCACCAACACCCTCCCCACAGTCCCACCGCTGTCATCGGCATGGATGGCGAGCTCCCCCTCGGCCacaccgccgacgcagccTCAAAACTGCCCCTCCCTGCCCTCCACAACGGTTTTCATGCCCAgtgccacggccgccgcccctctggCACCGACCGCTCCGTCGAAGGGGCAGTGCAGCAACGGCACGGAGTCGCCCCTCGCCATGCTGTTGCCGGTGGCCTCGATGCCGACGCTCGCAGCGGCCGGTGGGCTGACGCTCACATCGCAGGATGCGCCTGTTGCGAAGGACGGCGACACCGTGAAGAGGATGGCCTTGCCAGGTGacaacgctgccgccgcgaggcCGGACGAAGCGAACGACGCAGGCTGCAGCGTCGACATCGATGACGACGAGCTTGGCCCGATGGACTGTGCAGACGCCTTCCAATACTTCTTCGACGAGGACGAAGGGGCATACCGGGACGTAGAGAGCGCCGTCtacgcggcgccgcagatgGCGCATGTGCCAATGCCCGTGTTGCGCGACCACTACCTAAACCTGCGTACGGCTCTGTACACGGAGAAGtcgtcagcggcgctgacCGCACCGTCGGTGCCACCGCTTCTAGGTGGCAGCGTCGCGCCCACCATCCCGAGCATCTTTCTGCTAGGCGCCTCCGCGAACGTCCGCGGCGGGGGCGTGGCGATGAAGATGGCCGCGTGGTCAccgacgcagccgccaccgcaacaGCAAGCCTTGAAAGCACTCTGTTGCCCTCAACAAACTCCGCTGAGCCTCCAtgatgcgctgcgcgcgaGCATaacacgcgcgctgctggagacgGGAGAAGGCCtcgacggcgatgcgcacgacgccgcggcggcggcggataCCCCGTCAGGGCTGCAGCCCGGTGCCGGGCGCTTCGTTTCACtggtggaggagatggcggccgcgtgccgccgcatcagcgccgcgccgtacgtctgctggcgcagcattGATcgcgtgacggcgctgccgccggaaaacccgctgtggcggcggctccacaacggcggcggcagccgggTGGACAACGCGCGCGGCGAGGCCGAGGACGACACGTCGTGCCCGCCAGTGAGCGATGCGCCGCGCAAGCGCCGCTCACACCCCTCCGCTCTCCCAgacggtgatggcggcagcggcaccgaagCTCATCCACcctcgtcgcagcagcagtccgAGTCGCTGTCGCTCTACTACCTTGGCCCGCAACAGTACATGACCGCGGCTGTATGGTGGTCGCGCGTGGAGGCGTTCGGCTTCGGTCTTCGCAGCACGGGCCTGCGCCCTGGTGACCTGATCGGCATCGTGGAAGACACGCGATGGGAGTGGCTCGTCACGTGCTACGCGGCTTGGAGCGTTGGgctcgttgtcgtcgtcttcgacaGCTCGGCGCGGACCATGGCACGGGTCGCCATGGACACCGCCCCCGATATGAAGGCAGTCGTGTGTAGCCCCACTGTGCATCGCGATTTGCGCCGGCActacgacgccgccgcagcagcggctcgaaGCGCTCGCGCGCCAGCCCCCGTCACACCCACGACAGCATACGATATGACGGACTGCCACGGCGGTGAGGAGGGCGACGACCAACGCCCGCATAGCGCATGCGCGAGCGgtgaggcagcggccgcgacaCGGACGGGCCAACGTGGCAAACACGACAGTGCCGAGGCGACCGCGACGTccgagcgcgctgcagcgaagCCGCGAACGAAACAGCCTGCACCCTCACCCATGTTTATCGTCATCCGCTCCGCCGGGCCTCCGCGCGGaggccgcagcgacggcggtgacggccacgcgtcagccgccgcggcaccgcggtCTTGGTGGTCGCGCACGAGCATGCGCGAGCGGCAACCGTCGCACCAGGCGCACGACGTGACGGCGGAGGGGCACGATGAAGTCGTGGACGAAGAAGGTGAggacgaagaagaggaggcacTCTGGTGGAGCGACGTGCTCATGCATGGCGAGACGAAACTCAAGGCGTGGCGTCAGCGCAAGTTGCGAGAGCGACGgctgcagcatcagcagcaggccCGTCTACGCCACCtgaagccgcagcagcgcggcgcacgcgccgccggcgccagcgTTGGTGGGAATGCGGtcgcgtcctcgccgccgtccagcgcctccctccGTCGTCCTCGTTTATGTGGCGGGATCGGCACGGATGacctgcgcggcgccgcgttcgcggcggcagcctcgcAGGACGGGAGTGCCGCGTCCGTGGCCACCAGCGCCTGGCCCGGCCCCACCGAGGCCGTCAGTGACAGCGGTACAGCAACAGCGTGCGCGACGTCCTGCGCGGCGAACACGACGCCCACTATGCTGGtcggtgtcgccgccgccacgagGGATGGcaagagcggcggcagcgcaaggTTCGCCGCCAACGATGCAGCAAGGCGCgcgtcggtgccgctgcgtgaAAGGAATGCACTAACAGCGTCGCCTCTGCGTGGGAGCGGCGTTCGCTCTCCAGgcgcgctgccagcggcaTCGGCTCTGGCAGGCAGCGCCCCAACGatcgccgcgccgctgatgATGATCGATGAcggcctgccgcagctgccactgGCACCTCTCCAGCCAGACGACCTCGCCTTTATCCTCTACACGGAAGGCGATCCCAAAGGCGTCCTCCTCACGCATGGCGCCGTCAAGGCATCCGTGGCTGCGTACCACGAATACCTTAACTCAAccgacgtcgacggcgacgacgggcTGCGTCGCgtggctggaggaggcgacacGCTTACCAGCACTGCGATCACCAGTAAAAACAGCTTCAGCACCGCAGAGAGCGCCGGACGCGGTGGGCAGGGCAGCAGTCGCATAGCCCGCTACACGACGGCCTGCATGCCCGCGCTGCGCTCCCGTACAGCGCCAGTGGGGCGGCCGTCGTACATGGCGTACCTCCCTCTGCACGACGTCTGCGAGTTTGTGGCGGAGACAGCATCGCTCCTGCGTGGCCTCCTCGTGTGCTACGGCACGCGCCGCACCCTCTTCGACACGTGGGCACGTCCGCACGGCGACCTCACCGAGTACAAGCCCACCATCTTTCCCGCTCTGCCGGCGACActggcgcgcctgcgccgcaccgtTGAGTCGATGGTGTCCACGGGGTATCGCCAGCTGCTGTTTGAAGCCGCCTacgaggcgcggcggcaggcgatgcggcgcgggTTGCAAACACCGTTCCTGCTCTCCACCATCTTCGCTCCCTCGCGCAAGCTGCtcggtggccgctgccggctcGTGCTCATCCGTGGCGGgcctggcgccgccgcactgcACCCACGGGACCAAGAGTACGTCGAGGTCGTGTGCGGGGCGTCCCTCGTCCAGTCGTACGGTGTCGCGGAGGCTGCTGGCTGCGGACTGCAACAGGCGTACTGCGCGACGCAGCTCGACTCGATTGGCGGCCCGCTGGGGCCGGTGCACGTCAAGATGCGCGACGTcttcgccaccggcgccgcctttgttgggagcgccgccaccgcagcggcagcctcgaGCGGTGGATGCAGCCCTGTTTGGAGCGGCTGGACCCATCAGTCAGAGCGGCCAACgggtgagctgctgctgcgcggccccACCGTCATGGCCGGATACTACCGGCAACCggagaggacggcggcggtgctggagaagagCGGCTGGCTGCACACCGAGGAAGTCGTAGAGCGCTGCCCGGATGGCTCTTTCCGTCGCATCGCCTCCCTGCGCCCGCACCACGCCACGACGAGCAACGGTCACTGCATCGCCCTCGAGCCACTCGAGGCGCTCTACGCGCAGCACCCGCTCTGCCTGGAGGGCGGGGTCTGCGTGCTGGTGCATCCGTATCGGCGGTACGTCTGCGCCCTCGTCCTTACTGAtgagcgccgcctgcgcgacTTTCTTCAGACaaccgccgcggctgcggcggcactgccgtcgccgcactCTCAACCGAGTTCGCccacctcgccgctgccgtcgtcgccctcaCCGCAACGGCTGCTGAACTGGGCTGCGTTCGCCGGTGAGGGCTGGCCACAGTGCCTGGGCGATCCGGCGCTGAACcaggccgctgccgcctcgctcgcggCGTGGGCGACGCAGCACGGCGAGGCCGCCCCGCacgagcgcgtgcggcacGTCCGCGTCCTGTACGACGTGTGGGACGCGGCtcatcacacacgcaccgcgaCGGGGCGGTTGTTCCGTCCTGCGATCCACTATCGCTACAGAGGCGTCATCCAGGAGCTCTTCGCGGACGAGGACTGA
- a CDS encoding putative fatty acyl CoA synthetase 2: MENLESLYAQVSLCVPNGVCVVVHAAKYYVCAIACTTESKAMVFARQHDIQCEWPPCQKWYAARRVITGRRRSEIVYDG; this comes from the coding sequence ATGGAGAACCTGGAGTCCCTGTACGCGCAGGTGAGCCTGTGCGTGCCGaacggcgtgtgcgtcgtTGTCCACGCTGCCAAGTACTACGTCTGTGCCATCGCGTGCACGACGGAGAGCAAGGCGATGGTGttcgcgcggcagcacgacATCCAGTGTGAGTGGCCGCCATGCCAAAAGTGGTATGCGGCGCGTCGGGTGATCACTGGACGACGGAGGAGCGAGATCGTCTACGACGGCTAA
- a CDS encoding putative fatty acyl CoA synthetase 2: protein MDIPSHCSSLEATVLQLMDDANARRVVPDPRAMRYQQIGDENVALEGTESEKSTPIYRQAKVTDAMQRRLENEWYNGPNFVQRFESMCKSRGSKRALAYRPISRVSHQLVREPESGLERLFEVTFYDATQYLTYDDVWTVVQNFGRGLRELALTPDCKVGMYLETRWEWLASAYGVWSQSMVLATVYANLGKEALSEAFAETSCAAIVTVGERVPSLIAMMRSGAMPHCILIYLDTLPEGIDAAGVTLKAWEDVVKDGALSNYPVNLPTNNDDVSLIMYTSGTTGGPKGVMHTYGSMTAGINGMGGRLNELCGGVEPDERYCSSLPLAHIFEFTVTNVFLARGCWIGFGHTRTLLSTYARPHGDLVEFKPIFLIGVPRIFDSYKKTMEASLAQRGALERQIFEHAFASRLKYLHAGMETPFWNEVVFAPLREMVGGRVRSMFGGGGPISAPTQNFMNVVLGGFIQGYGLTETVGNGPKQLVGDLESACVGRLEMACEMKLVDTPDYKHTDTPEPRGEVCLRGPMLFKGYYKKESVTKAAIDADGWFHTGDVGAIADRGRLRIVSRIKSLAKNALGEYIPMENLESLYAQVSLCVPNGVCVVVHAAKYYVCAIACTTESKAMVFARQHDIQCEWPAILKNPDFQKAATEAFRELAINAGRGKQEIVRYVHVVGDQWTPENDMLTAAGKLKRHAVAERYKDLICSLYVD from the coding sequence atGGACATCCCCTCTCACTGCAGCAGCCtggaggcgacggtgctccAGCTGATGGACGACGCCAacgcgcgccgcgtcgtgcCGGACCCTCGCGCGATGCGCTACCAGCAGATAGGCGACGAGAACGTCGCCCTCGAAGGCACcgagagcgagaagagcaCGCCGATCTACCGCCAGGCGAAGGTGACGGAcgcgatgcagcgccgcctaGAAAACGAGTGGTACAACGGGCCCAACTTCGTGCAACGCTTCGAGTCCATGTGCAAGTCGCGTGGCAGCAAGCGCGCGCTGGCCTACCGCCCGATAAGTCGCGTGTCGCATCAGCTGGTGAGGGAGCCGGAGAGCGGGCTGGAGCGGCTGTTTGAGGTGACATTTTACGATGCGACGCAGTACTTGACGTATGATGACGTGTGGACGGTCGTGCAGAACTTTGGCCGCGGCCTGCGCGAGCTCGCACTCACTCCTGACTGCAAGGTCGGCATGTACCTCGAGACGCGCTGGGAGTGGCTGGCGTCGGCGTACGGCGTGTGGTCGCAGAGCATGGTGCTCGCCACGGTGTACGCGAACCTCGGCAAGGAGGCGCTCAGCGAGGCCTTCGCGGAGACGAGTTGCGCCGCCATCGTGACAGTGGGCGAGCGTGTGCCGTCGCTCATCGCCATGATGCGGAGCGGTGCGATGCCGCACTGCATCCTGATCTACCTCGACACGCTGCCGGAGGGCATCGATGCGGCAGGCGTGACGCTGAAGGCGTGGGAAGACGTCGTGAAGGACGGGGCTCTCTCGAACTACCCCGTCAACCTGCCGACGAACAACGATGACGTGTCCCTGATCATGTACACGAGCGGCACGACGGGCGGGCCGAAGGGCGTCATGCACACGTACGGGTCGATGACCGCGGGCATCAACGGCATGGGTGGCCGCCTGAACGAGttgtgcggcggcgttgaGCCCGATGAACGCTACTGCTCCTccctgccgctggcgcacaTCTTCGAGTTCACGGTCACGAACGTCTTCCTtgcgcgcggctgctggaTCGGATTTGgccacacccgcacactgtTGAGCACGTACGCACGTCCACACGGCGACCTCGTCGAGTTCAAGCCAATCTTCTTGATTGGTGTGCCGCGCATCTTCGACTCCTACAAGAAGACGATGGAGGCGAGCCTGGCACAGCGCGGCGCGCTGGAGCGCCAGATCTTCGAgcacgccttcgcctcccgCCTCAAGTACCTCCACGCCGGCATGGAGACGCCGTTCTGGAACGAGGTGGTCTTCGCCCCGCTGCGCGAGATGGTGGGcggccgcgtgcgcagcatgtTCGGAGGCGGTGGCCCGATCAGTGCGCCAACGCAGAACTTCATGAACGTCGTCCTTGGCGGGTTCATTCAGGGCTACGGGCTCACCGAAACCGTCGGCAATGGGCCGAAGCAGCTTGTCGGCGACCTCGAGTCCGCGTGTGTCGGTCGGCTGGAGATGGCCTGCGAGATGAAGCTGGTGGACACGCCAGACTACAAGCACACGGACACACCGGAGCCGCGCGGCGAGGTGTGCCTGCGCGGTCCCATGCTCTTCAAGGGCTATTACAAGAAGGAAAGCGTCACCAAGGCCGCCATCGACGCTGACGGCTGGTTCCACACTGGCGACGttggcgccatcgccgaccGCGGTCGGCTGCGCATCGTCAGCCGCATCAAGTCGCTGGCGAAGAACGCCCTAGGTGAGTACATCCCGATGGAGAACCTGGAGTCCCTGTACGCGCAGGTGAGCCTGTGCGTGCCGaacggcgtgtgcgtcgtTGTCCACGCTGCCAAGTACTACGTCTGTGCCATCGCGTGCACGACGGAGAGCAAGGCGATGGTGttcgcgcggcagcacgacATCCAGTGTGAGTGGCCGGCGATTCTGAAGAACCCCGACTTTCAGAAGGCAGCGACGGAGGCGTTCCGCGAGCTCGCCATAAACGCGGGCCGTGGCAAGCAGGAGATTGTACGCTACGTCCACGTGGTGGGGGATCAGTGGACGCCGGAGAACGATATGCTGACGGCAGCTGGCAAGCTGAAGCGCCACGCGGTGGCGGAGCGCTACAAGGACCTGATCTGCTCTCTGTACGTTGACTAG
- a CDS encoding putative tricarboxylate carrier — MAAATFSMEGSKYEMSTFLGRARYWSEAINPMLLLENERTLQKHQMLLDRWKDGQAGNVPSADLWRARTAVESCIHPTTQEVIPPAFRMSMFLPINYFVVPFMMLPSTVMSVGRTVAIQWFNQSYNSAVNYANRSSDKQPVSEILKAYTAAVVVACGGSLLATMWLKRIPSGTATSTLIRATVPFLAVSCAATVNLASMRKNEWLSSGQGIRVVDDDGVTRGTSTAAGWDSLKKCSVARVIWNLPCMMLPALSTMPLMRISPFARRHSALTECLLQLFGLTLGVPLALAAYDLHQTIPASKLEPRFHNLKRRDGSPVQTLKYYKGL, encoded by the coding sequence atggcggccgccaccttcTCGATGGAGGGGTCCAAGTACGAGATGAGCACCTTCTTGGGTCGCGCCCGGTACTGGAGCGAGGCGATCAACCCTATGCTGCTCCTCGAAAACGAGAGGACGCTTCAGAAGCACCAGATGCTGCTCGATCGGTGGAAGGATGGGCAGGCCGGCAACGTGCCAAGCGCCGACctctggcgcgcgcgcacggccGTTGAGAGCTGCATCCACCCGACCACGCAGGAGGTCATCCCCCCTGCCTTCCGCATGTCAATGTTCCTGCCCATCAACTACTTCGTTGTCCCATTCATGATGCTGCCGTCGACGGTCATGAGCGTGGGCCGCACGGTGGCGATCCAGTGGTTCAACCAGAGCTACAACAGTGCTGTCAACTACGCCAACCGCTCGTCCGACAAGCAGCCAGTTTCGGAGATCCTGAAGGCGTACACGGCGGCGGTCGTCGtggcgtgcggcggcagcctgcTGGCTACCATGTGGCTGAAGCGCATCCCGAGCGGCACGGCCACCTCGACGCTGATCCGCGCGACGGTGCCTTTCCTCGccgtcagctgcgccgcaacAGTGAACTTGGCGAGCATGCGCAAGAACGAGTGGCTCAGCAGCGGGCAGGGTATCCGCGtcgtcgacgacgatggcgtcACGCGCGGCACGAGCACCGCGGCTGGGTGGGACAGTCTGAAGAAGTGCAGCGTCGCGCGCGTCATATGGAATCTGCCGTGCAtgatgctgccggcgctgagCACGATGCCGCTCATGCGCATCAGCCCCTTCGCCAGGCGCCACTCAGCGCTCACCGAGTGTCTGCTGCAATTGTTCGGCCTCACGCTCggcgtgccgctggcgctggccgcGTATGACCTTCATCAGACCATCCCAGCCTCGAAGCTGGAGCCGCGGTTCCACAACCTCAAGCGACGCGACGGCTCACCTGTGCAGACACTCAAGTACTACAAGGGGCTGTAG
- a CDS encoding putative long-chain-fatty-acid-CoA ligase — MGACVVSVMAKRNAAQVMPDPRAEELERRRAECGGNFVQRVPGTESEHASAIYRIAGVTAEQHEAILAAAAAKPTFYTTLMRHCAERTDQRVLGYRPVKCVTKEPAPSTSRGSTSEPAKKERLMSITHFDEVVYVTYSEMEERIFHFGAGLAALGVTANGNVSIYLDTCVEWLIGIYGIWSCSAVAATVYANLGEAALAHALHETESQAILCGSANVANVLKLMKNGVMPQVPIIYVGTLPASLDTHGVQVVSFKQVEMIGAAHLEGGAAKGTGPLNDDDLALIMYTSGTTGDPKGVMHTHRTLAAGLHTLEPRVVDLLGQPHSDDVYLSYLPMAHIMEFTITNLFIFRGAFIGFGTPRTLTDTTARPHGDLLTFNPSMLAGVPRIFDTLKKAVEAKLPPVGTLKRQVFDHAYQSRLAALKKGKDTPYWNEKVFAAPRAVLGNRLRIMLSGGGPLSAATHEFVNVVFGRVVIGYGLTETICVGAIQIPGDTETNVTGLMEPGQEIKLLDIDEYKHTDTPEPRGEMLSRGPYLFKGYYKQPELTREVLDEDGWFHTGDVGSFTADGKMRIVGRVKALAKNCLGEYIALVALEAVYSGNELLQPNGVCVLVHPDKPYITALALTDEARATSFAAKHGIEGTYPALLKDQRFQQAAAISMADTARASNRASFECVKRVRVIDDEWTPENEILTAAQKLKRRVIDAQYAQTIAELFTDD, encoded by the coding sequence atgggcgcgtgcgtggtCTCTGTGATGGCGAAGCGCAACGCGGCGCAGGTGATGCCCGACCCGCGCGCCGAGGAGCTCGAGCGCCGGCGTGCCGAGTGCGGCGGCAACTtcgtgcagcgcgtgccCGGCACGGAGAGCGAGCACGCCTCGGCCATCTACCGCATCGCCGGAGTGACAGCGGAGCAGCACGAAGCCATcctcgcggcggccgcggcgaagCCCACCTTTTACACAACGCTGATGCGCCACTGCGCGGAGCGCACGGACCAGCGCGTGCTTGGCTACCGTCCCGTGAAGTGCGTCACAAAGGAaccagcgccgtcgacgtcACGCGGCAGCACGAGCGAACCGGCGAAGAAGGAGCGGCTCATGAGCATCACGCACTTCGACGAGGTGGTGTACGTCACCTACTCGGAAATGGAGGAGCGCATCTTCCACTTCGGCGCCGGCCTGGCCGCCCTCGGCGTCACCGCCAACGGAAACGTTTCAATCTACCTCGACACGTGCGTCGAGTGGCTGATCGGCATCTACGGCATCTggtcctgcagcgccgtcgccgccaccgtctaCGCAAAcctcggcgaggcggccCTGGCGCACGCGTTGCACGAGACGGAGAGCCAGGCGATTCTGTGCGGGTCGGCGAATGTGGCGAATGTGCTGAAGCTGATGAAGAACGGGGTCATGCCGCAGGTGCCGATCATCTACGTCGGCACCCTGCCGGCTTCGCTCGACACGCACGGCGTGCAGGTGGTGAGCTTCAAGCAAGTGGAGATGatcggcgcagcgcacctcGAGGGTGGCGCGGCGAAGGGCACGGGGCCGTTGAACGACGACGACCTGGCATTGATCATGTACACGAGCGGCACGACCGGTGACCCGAAGGGCGtcatgcacacgcaccgcaCGTTGGCTGCTGGCCTGCACACCCTCGAGCCGCGCGTGGTCGACCTGCTCGGCCAGCCGCACTCCGACGACGTGTACCTCTCCTACCTGCCCATGGCGCACATCATGGAGTTCACCATCACAAACCTATTCATCTTCCGCGGCGCCTTTATCGGCTtcggcacgccgcgcacgctGACGGACACCACAGCGCGGCCGCACGGCGACCTGCTTACGTTCAACCCGTCCATGCTCGCTGGCGTGCCGCGCATCTTCGACACGCTCAAGAAGGCCGTCgaggcgaagctgccgccggtgggcACGCTCAAGCGACAGGTGTTCGACCACGCCTACCAGAGccggctggcggcgctgaagaaggGCAAGGACACGCCGTACTGGAACGAGAAGGTGttcgcggcgccgcgtgccGTGCTCGGCAACCGCCTACGGATCatgctcagcggcggcggcccgcTGTCCGCCGCGACGCATGAATTTGTGAACGTCGTCTTTGGCCGCGTGGTGATTGGCTACGGGCTCACGGAGACTATCTGCGTCGGGGCGATTCAGATCCCCGGCGACACGGAGACGAACGTGACGGGCTTGATGGAGCCCGGCCAGGAGATCAAGCTGCTCGACATTGACGAGTACAAGCACACGGACACGCCCGAGCCGCGCGGCGAGATGCTGTCTCGCGGGCCGTACCTGTTCAAGGGCTACTACAAGCAGCCGGAGCTGACGCGCGAGGTGCTGGACGAGGATGGCTGGTTCCACACCGGCGACGTTGGCAGCTTTACCGCTGACGGCAAGATGCGCATAGTGGGGCGCGTcaaggcgctggcgaagaaCTGCCTGGGCGAGTACAtcgcgctggtggcgctggaggcggtcTACTCTGGCAACGAACTGCTGCAGCCGAACGGCGTGTGCGTCCTCGTGCACCCAGACAAGCCGTACATCACAGCTCTTGCGCTGACGGACGAGGCGCGTGCAACGAGCTTCGCGGCGAAGCACGGTATCGAGGGCACGTACCCGGCCCTGCTGAAGGACCAGCGCTTCCAGCAGGCGGCCGCGATTTCGATGGCCGACACGGCACGCGCCTCGAACCGCGCGTCCTTCGAGTGCGTGAAGCGGGTGCGCGTCATCGACGACGAGTGGACTCCGGAGAACGAAATCTTGACGGCTGCCCAGAAGCTGAAGCGCCGCGTCATCGATGCGCAGTACGCACAGACGATCGCAGAGCTCTTCACGGATGATTAG